From the Telopea speciosissima isolate NSW1024214 ecotype Mountain lineage chromosome 9, Tspe_v1, whole genome shotgun sequence genome, the window AGGCTGGGAAGAAGAATTATTTGAGTCAACATTAGTTCTTACAGTATCAGTTTCTCTCCCTGGGCTACTTCCCATTTGTCTAATCTTAGAAACAACTTTTTCGGCTTCCTCTGCTATCTCATCTACTAAAACTAAACATTCAAAGACCTTTGCATAATCATTAACAGGCCAATGGTCATGCCACAAAAATGGATTCTTACCAATGATCCGAATGACCTCAAAATCATCAGCTGAATCCTCTTTAATCTGTCTCAATTGATTCAAATCTCTCTCCGCAGTCCACTTCCTTCCACTTCCTTTCTGAAGCTCAAACACTCTAGCGCGATTAGAAATATCTGAGAAATGACCCAAATGCACAAACCCTTTACAGATGGAATTAAACCtttgaaaattaaaaacctTATCAAAAGAAATAGGCTGCAATAGTTCAACTTCTTTGTAAAACAATGAAGCACTAAAGTTAGGCATCAACAGAGTTCTGTTCAGCATTCTTGCAGTCAGACATGCCCTTGCAAAAGCAATTTTCTGATTGTTTAGTCCCCAAACAATCTGGGGAACCTCAAGGAACTTATCTTTCCTAACTCCAAATTCGGAATGTAATTGTGAAGAAGAACTGTGGACCAGATATAAGTTGTTCTGTTGGAACCCACCAAAACTGGGGAAAGTAGGAAACAGTAAAGCTCTGAAAAGAAGGGcaataaacacaaaagagaGGCATTTGCAAGCCAAAGACTTCATGTGGCGACCAGAGAATCCCATATGCTTACAGTTTCGGCAAATTCATTGGCTTTCTACACCCAATTTCCCTGTCTCTGCATCTTTGTAACACATAAAAATGCACCTCTCTGTGAGCTCAACCACCctgaggaagaaaagaaacaaacccaTTTCAATACATGCCCATTAATATGAATCTCTCTGTGTAACTATTAAAGCTCGGTGATACAAAACCAAATTAAGTTCTCAAAACATCAATTCCACTCATACCCAAAtgctaatttaaaaaaaaaaataaaataaaaaacttgttgaaatgaaaCATGACATCGTATCAGAATAGACATAAGGATAAAGATAAAACATAAAAGCAATCCctaaataaaatccaaaaataatgAATTTCTCTGCTTAGACTCAGAAAACGAGAAAGATAAAGAACCAATGGATaccaaaaatagagaaaatcaaTGTACGAAACCCATGAGTGAAGACAAATAAAGAGAAATTGATAACCCTTACCTGAAATCCctggaagaagaaaacaacataaACTCCAGAACTTCGTTTCTGCAGAGACCGGCAACAGAGAAAACTCAGAAATTAAGGGGAGAAAACCATTTCAATCCAAAATGGTTCAGATGAATGAATCTGAATCAAACCCAGGTCAGAAAATAACATGACATTGTAGGTCACAGACAAACAAAGCGTGAAACTGGGTCCGCAAACTCATAattcaacaaaacaaaaacaaacccaTTAAAAGAAACGACAAGAACAAAAGGAAAGTAGGAAAAATCTCTATAGATCAGATGAAAGAACCAAAAGCGTTGGAAACAGGAGTCAGAGAAATTCAGAAATGACAATAGTTTCAGGTAAACAATCAATCCagccaaaataaataataaagtaCCCTTTAATTGCTGGCTGGATCACCTCCCCTGTAGCACTAGCACCTTTGCATCCACAGCACGAGAcctgtagagagagagagacgaatATTAAATTAacataaatagtaaaaaaacagaaaaaatgaaatgaccAGAAAGGCAGAAACAGTTGGGAGTGGGGGAGGCACTGTATAAAGAAATTTACCTTTCCACCCCTTAAACCACACAGTCACAGTGACCCTACAACATTCCCTCTGAGTATCGCGGCTAGGTCAGTGTTGTTTCCTAGGACAGTAAGAAATTCTCAATTTAATCTGAAAAATTGTAGtcagaccaaaataccccttcaCTATACACCTTGGTGTAGGGTATACTGAAAGAGaaaatttttttccattgaaGTGTTATGATGGGCAATAATGGGAAATTTGTAGGTCAACCAACTGGACTCTTTCCAATGTCCAAAGCCATTTTGCTTTGGAACCTTTGGTAGACTGTCCTAAATATTTAGGGTGGTGGGGTAACTGGGTAGTGTGTACTTTGTTGTGTAGGGCAGTCACAAGAGAATTTTAATGTCAGCTTTTGGTGTAGGTGATAACTGACTATGATGTCCTAGTGTGTTTTGCTTATTATAGGTAGGTGTGGCTCCTCACTTGAAACTTGGAAGTGTGAACAAGGGGAGCTGCGGGTCCCTCAGGTACTTTTGAGTTGATCGAAGAGGTATGTGGCCATTATTATTGAGTTGGAAATATGAATGGGGGTTGTTTGGTAAATTTCTTGGTCAGTGAATCAAAAATACCTCGCTTAACCAATACGTTAAGAAAGGCGTAAAACAGTTTGGATTAAATTTTCCTTCATCCAAAGGTCCAGGGAGAAGGAAGAGTTTCGAATGGTATTCATagtaggaaaaaaaatcctcttcaatCGACCTTGGATCGTTAGATATCGCATCTGCTAAATATCAACCTCTCAACCCTACACTGCATTGCATCTGACGatcaaagaattgaaaaagaCTTTAATCTTTCTTAGGATATTGTCGCATGAATGGAAATATTTTGAATCATTTGTAAATAAAGGGTAGACGTCGACAACCATTGATGGGTGTACTGTGCCTTCATGCAACGTGATTGGAAATTT encodes:
- the LOC122640808 gene encoding O-fucosyltransferase 23 → MGFSGRHMKSLACKCLSFVFIALLFRALLFPTFPSFGGFQQNNLYLVHSSSSQLHSEFGVRKDKFLEVPQIVWGLNNQKIAFARACLTARMLNRTLLMPNFSASLFYKEVELLQPISFDKVFNFQRFNSICKGFVHLGHFSDISNRARVFELQKGSGRKWTAERDLNQLRQIKEDSADDFEVIRIIGKNPFLWHDHWPVNDYAKVFECLVLVDEIAEEAEKVVSKIRQMGSSPGRETDTVRTNVDSNNSSSQPTPYVAVHMRVEKDWMIHCKKLEQRSNINQICSSKEEIVERVGHIVGMRGRTIIYLAIADSLLEDSSILSGWKEGLLLFEKKKLGVWDIYEKYPYLIKSAIDYEVCLRADVFVGNSFSTFSNLIVLERTQKMIRMGVTRSCDMDARWPSYAYNILGESGGPQRWMTKMSDSSLRAISYGTNNISC